A window of Nomascus leucogenys isolate Asia chromosome X, Asia_NLE_v1, whole genome shotgun sequence contains these coding sequences:
- the AGTR2 gene encoding type-2 angiotensin II receptor — protein sequence MKGNSTLATTSKNITSGLHFGLVNISGNNESTLNCSQKPSDKHLEAIPILYYVIFVIGFLVNIVVVTLFCCQKGPKKVSSIYIFNLAVADLLLLATLPLWATYYSYRYDWLFGPVMCKVFGSFLTLNMFASIFFITCMSVDRYQSVIYPFLSQRRNPWQASYIVPLVWCMACLSSLPTFYFRDVRTIEYLGVNACIMAFPPEKYAQWSAGIALMKNILGFIIPLIFIATCYFGIRKHLLKTNSYGKNRITRDQVLKMAAAVVLAFIICWLPFHVLTFLDALAWMGVINSCEVIAVIDLALPFAILLGFTNSCVNPFLYCFVGNRFQQKLRSVFRVPITWLQGKRESMSCRKSSSLREMETFVS from the coding sequence ATGAAGGGCAACTCCACCCTTGCCACTACTAGCAAAAACATTACCAGCGGTCTTCACTTCGGGCTTGTGAACATCTCTGGCAACAATGAGTCTACCTTGAACTGTTCACAGAAACCATCAGATAAGCATTTAGAGGCAATTCCTATTCTTTACTACGTTATATTTGTAATTGGATTTCTGGTCAATATTGTCGTGGTTACACTGTTTTGTTGTCAAAAGGGTCCTAAAAAGGTTTCTAGCATATACATCTTCAACCTTGCTGTGGCTGATTTACTCCTTTTGGCTACTCTTCCTCTATGGGCAACCTATTATTCTTATAGATATGACTGGCTCTTTGGACCTGTGATGTGCAAAGTTTTTGGTTCTTTTCTTACCCTGAACATGTTTGCAAGCATTTTTTTTATCACCTGTATGAGTGTTGATAGGTACCAATCCGTCATCTACCCctttctgtctcaaagaagaaatccTTGGCAAGCATCTTATATCGTTCCCCTTGTTTGGTGTATGGCCTGTTTGTCCTCAttgccaacattttattttcGAGATGTCAGAACCATTGAATACTTAGGAGTGAATGCTTGCATTATGGCTTTCCCACCTGAGAAATATGCTCAATGGTCAGCTGGGATTGCCTTAATGAAAAATATCCTTGGTTTTATTATCCCTTTAATATTCATAGCAACATGCTATTTTGGAATTAGAAAACACTTACTGAAGACGAATAGCTATGGGAAGAACAGGATAACCCGTGACCAAGTCCTGAAGATGGCAGCTGCTGTTGTTCTGGCCTTCATCATTTGCTGGCTTCCCTTCCATGTTCTGACCTTCCTGGATGCTCTGGCCTGGATGGGTGTCATTAATAGCTGTGAAGTTATAGCAGTCATTGACCTGGCACTTCCTTTTGCCATCCTCCTGGGATTCACCAACAGCTGCGTTAATCCGTTTCTCTATTGTTTTGTTGGAAACCGGTTCCAACAGAAGCTCCGCAGCGTGTTTAGGGTTCCAATTACTTGGCTCCAAGGGAAAAGAGAGAGTATGTCTTGCCGGAAAAGCAGTTCTCTTAGAGAAATGGAGACCTTTGTGTCTTAA